The following proteins are co-located in the Tissierellales bacterium genome:
- a CDS encoding FeoA family protein, with protein sequence MNGIPLSTFSQGEKGNIESIYGGRNVRKRLHEMGFNKGTEVRVIKNDIGPLIVSLYGSKIAIGRGMAKKIMVNP encoded by the coding sequence ATGAATGGTATCCCATTAAGTACCTTTTCCCAAGGTGAGAAAGGCAATATAGAAAGTATATATGGAGGTAGAAACGTGCGTAAAAGATTGCACGAAATGGGATTTAATAAAGGAACTGAAGTAAGGGTTATAAAAAATGATATAGGCCCTTTAATAGTTTCCTTATACGGTAGTAAAATAGCTATTGGTCGAGGTATGGCAAAAAAGATTATGGTTAATCCTTAG
- a CDS encoding nicotinate phosphoribosyltransferase — protein MTGLDWKEKKNLTMLADFYEFTMANGFFEDGMKDHFACFDMFFRSIPDDGGFAIMAGVEQLIDYLKNLRFEEEDIEYFRSKGIFSEEFLDYLRNFEFQCDVWAVPEGTPIFPKEPIVIVRGPVIQAQMIETMVLLTINHQSLIATKANRIVRAAKGRPIMEFGSRRAQGYEGAILGARASYIGGCVGTACTIADRDFEIPALGTMAHSWVQMFPTELEAFKTYAKYYPDNCVLLVDTYNVLKSGIPNAIKTFNEIVVPEGFRPKGIRLDSGDMSYLSKEARRMLDEAGFEDCPIIASSSLDEYVIRDLLNQGAKIDSFGVGERLITARSEPVFGGVYKLVASEENGELVPKIKVSENVGKITTPGFKQVYRLFDRDSGKAMADVITLADEPIDDTKPYEIFHPLYTWKRKTLTNFRAEKLLVPIFEKGEPMYKSPSIEKIRSYCTEQINTLWDEVLRFENPHKYFVDLSKPLWDIKDQLLKENK, from the coding sequence ATGACAGGTTTAGATTGGAAGGAAAAGAAAAATTTAACTATGCTTGCAGATTTCTATGAATTTACAATGGCCAATGGTTTCTTTGAAGATGGTATGAAGGATCATTTTGCATGTTTCGATATGTTTTTTAGAAGCATCCCAGATGATGGCGGATTTGCAATAATGGCCGGAGTAGAACAACTTATTGACTACCTAAAAAATTTAAGATTTGAAGAAGAAGATATTGAATACTTTAGAAGTAAAGGAATTTTTAGCGAAGAATTTTTAGATTATTTAAGAAATTTTGAATTTCAATGTGATGTATGGGCTGTACCAGAGGGTACTCCTATATTCCCTAAAGAACCTATAGTAATAGTTCGTGGCCCAGTAATACAAGCTCAAATGATTGAAACTATGGTATTACTAACAATTAACCATCAAAGTCTAATTGCTACTAAAGCTAATAGAATAGTTAGAGCAGCAAAAGGTAGACCTATTATGGAATTTGGTTCTAGAAGAGCTCAAGGTTATGAAGGTGCTATACTTGGTGCTAGAGCTTCTTACATAGGAGGTTGTGTTGGAACTGCTTGTACTATTGCCGATAGGGATTTTGAAATTCCTGCTTTAGGAACTATGGCTCATAGTTGGGTTCAAATGTTCCCAACTGAACTAGAAGCATTTAAAACTTATGCTAAATATTATCCTGATAATTGTGTTCTATTAGTAGATACTTATAATGTATTAAAATCTGGTATACCTAATGCTATTAAAACTTTTAATGAAATCGTCGTACCTGAAGGGTTTAGACCAAAAGGTATAAGATTAGATAGTGGAGATATGAGCTATCTTTCAAAAGAAGCAAGAAGGATGCTTGATGAGGCTGGATTTGAAGATTGTCCTATAATAGCTTCTAGTAGTTTAGATGAATATGTAATAAGAGATCTTTTAAATCAGGGAGCTAAAATTGATTCCTTTGGCGTAGGTGAAAGATTAATTACTGCTAGATCTGAACCGGTATTTGGTGGTGTTTACAAGCTTGTAGCTAGTGAAGAAAATGGAGAATTAGTACCTAAGATAAAAGTAAGCGAAAATGTAGGGAAAATAACTACTCCTGGATTTAAGCAAGTTTACAGACTATTTGATAGAGATTCTGGAAAGGCAATGGCAGATGTAATAACATTAGCTGATGAACCAATAGATGATACAAAACCTTATGAAATATTTCACCCATTATATACATGGAAAAGAAAAACTTTGACTAATTTCCGTGCAGAAAAATTATTGGTTCCAATATTTGAAAAAGGTGAACCTATGTATAAAAGTCCATCTATTGAGAAAATTAGAAGTTATTGTACCGAACAAATAAATACCCTTTGGGATGAAGTTCTACGTTTTGAAAATCCTCATAAGTATTTTGTGGATCTATCTAAACCATTATGGGATATTAAGGACCAATTATTGAAAGAAAATAAATAA
- a CDS encoding indolepyruvate oxidoreductase subunit beta yields MVKSLLLVGVGGQGTILVSKILSQGLLEEGYDVKMSEIHGMSQRGGSVTTQIRFGEKVYSPNITEGEADLIMAFEKVEAARYIDHLKKDGILVVNNEEMYPLPVLSGFEEYPGEVIEKLEESVDNVKVIEARKTATELGEPRSQNIVMLGAIVKHLGVEDIDWIKLIKENLPEKVHKVNIEAFEKGLSM; encoded by the coding sequence ATGGTTAAAAGTTTATTATTAGTAGGAGTAGGAGGTCAAGGAACAATCCTTGTATCTAAAATATTATCTCAAGGCTTATTAGAAGAAGGCTATGATGTTAAAATGTCTGAAATACATGGTATGTCTCAAAGAGGTGGTAGTGTAACTACTCAAATTAGATTTGGGGAAAAAGTTTACTCTCCTAATATAACTGAAGGCGAAGCAGATTTAATAATGGCTTTTGAAAAGGTAGAAGCTGCTAGATATATAGATCATCTTAAAAAGGATGGTATACTCGTAGTAAATAATGAAGAAATGTACCCATTACCCGTTCTATCAGGATTTGAAGAATATCCGGGAGAAGTTATAGAAAAGTTAGAAGAATCAGTAGATAATGTAAAAGTAATAGAAGCAAGAAAAACGGCAACAGAATTAGGGGAACCTAGATCCCAAAATATAGTCATGTTAGGAGCTATAGTTAAACATTTAGGGGTAGAAGACATAGACTGGATAAAACTTATAAAAGAAAATTTGCCTGAAAAGGTTCATAAAGTTAATATAGAGGCCTTTGAAAAAGGGCTATCAATGTAG
- the feoB gene encoding ferrous iron transport protein B — translation MSTIALAGNPNSGKTTVFNALTGTNQHVGNWPGVTVEKKEGRLKYNSKEYIIVDLPGTYSLGANSEDEVVARDFILKENPDVIINVVDATNIERNLYLTTQLLEMGAKVIVALNMMDEAKKNNIHIDIDKLSKKLGTPVVETIASKGEGMEELIQKSIHITKVEKSCKTNISYGNNIDREVQVLKDNLEKKYSTSKYPSDWIAIKLLEGDEYVFNTVGIDKDQNFSKLIKNSVDSITNSSIEPELAILDSRYKFINSIIKESVSKPNTTEETTSDRIDKVLTNKWLGIPIFALIMFVMFQATFTIGEDLLGEFVAGGIESLGEFIGVFLTNVNAPAWLIAFISDGLFQGVGAVLEFIPLIFVLYTFMGILEDSGYMARAAYIMDRLMRALGLHGKTFVSMLVGFGCNVPGIMSTRTLENKKDRMIAILINPFMSCGAKLPIYLMFIAAFFPEHGGIVLFSIYALGIIIALLMGKLFSKTLFKDEPSYFIMELPPYRIPTFKGVMRNAWEKVSSFIKRAGTIIFGEVTILWILAVLPLGVEPYSQGSILGKIGTFVSPIFKPAGFGNWEASVGLFAGIVAKEAVVATLGMVHAGVDNGTKLVIALQQAFTPLSAISFMVMTLLYTPCAATLGTIKRETNSVKWTLFIALYTFLIGWVSATLIYQIGGLLGFS, via the coding sequence TTGAGTACTATTGCTTTAGCTGGTAACCCAAATAGTGGTAAAACTACGGTTTTCAATGCTTTAACTGGTACAAATCAGCATGTTGGAAATTGGCCTGGGGTAACAGTAGAGAAAAAAGAAGGTAGATTAAAGTATAATAGTAAGGAATATATTATAGTAGATTTACCGGGAACCTATAGCTTAGGTGCCAATTCAGAAGATGAGGTTGTTGCAAGGGATTTTATTTTAAAAGAAAATCCCGATGTAATTATTAATGTGGTTGATGCTACAAATATTGAAAGAAATCTTTATTTAACAACTCAACTTTTAGAAATGGGAGCAAAAGTTATAGTAGCATTAAATATGATGGATGAAGCAAAAAAAAATAATATCCATATAGATATTGATAAACTTTCTAAGAAGTTAGGAACTCCTGTAGTTGAAACTATAGCCTCTAAGGGAGAGGGTATGGAGGAGTTAATTCAAAAATCTATTCATATTACTAAGGTAGAAAAAAGTTGTAAGACTAATATTAGTTATGGTAACAATATTGATAGGGAAGTACAGGTATTAAAAGATAATTTAGAAAAGAAATATTCTACATCTAAATATCCTTCCGATTGGATAGCTATAAAATTACTTGAAGGAGACGAATATGTCTTTAATACTGTAGGAATAGATAAGGATCAGAACTTTTCAAAGTTAATAAAAAACAGTGTAGATAGTATTACTAATTCTTCAATAGAGCCAGAACTTGCTATTTTAGATAGTAGATATAAATTTATAAATAGTATTATAAAAGAAAGTGTTTCAAAGCCTAATACAACTGAAGAAACAACTTCGGATAGGATTGATAAGGTATTAACTAATAAATGGCTTGGTATCCCTATTTTTGCCCTTATAATGTTTGTTATGTTTCAAGCAACCTTTACTATTGGAGAAGATTTGTTAGGAGAATTCGTTGCAGGTGGTATTGAAAGTTTAGGAGAATTTATAGGAGTATTCCTTACAAACGTTAATGCTCCAGCTTGGCTAATTGCTTTTATTTCTGATGGCCTATTTCAAGGAGTTGGGGCAGTATTAGAATTTATCCCGTTAATATTTGTTTTATATACTTTTATGGGAATATTAGAAGACAGTGGCTACATGGCACGAGCTGCTTATATTATGGATAGACTTATGAGGGCTTTAGGTCTGCACGGAAAAACCTTTGTGTCTATGTTAGTAGGATTTGGTTGCAATGTTCCAGGAATAATGTCTACTAGGACCTTAGAAAATAAAAAGGATAGAATGATTGCCATTCTTATTAATCCTTTCATGTCCTGTGGAGCAAAACTTCCTATTTACTTAATGTTTATTGCAGCTTTCTTCCCTGAACACGGTGGAATAGTATTATTCTCCATTTATGCTTTAGGTATAATTATTGCTTTACTTATGGGAAAACTATTTAGTAAAACTTTATTTAAAGACGAACCTTCTTATTTTATAATGGAACTTCCACCTTATAGAATACCTACTTTTAAAGGGGTTATGCGTAATGCTTGGGAAAAAGTATCTTCTTTCATTAAAAGAGCTGGGACTATTATATTTGGTGAAGTTACTATACTTTGGATATTAGCTGTTCTACCCCTTGGCGTAGAACCTTATAGTCAAGGAAGTATATTAGGAAAAATCGGAACCTTTGTTTCACCAATATTCAAGCCAGCGGGCTTTGGTAACTGGGAAGCATCTGTAGGATTATTTGCTGGAATTGTTGCAAAAGAAGCGGTAGTAGCTACTTTAGGAATGGTTCATGCTGGAGTGGACAATGGAACAAAACTTGTAATTGCTTTACAACAAGCATTTACACCACTTAGTGCTATCTCTTTTATGGTAATGACCCTATTATATACACCTTGTGCTGCAACCTTAGGAACAATAAAAAGAGAGACTAATTCAGTAAAATGGACTTTATTTATAGCTTTATATACATTCTTAATAGGCTGGGTTTCCGCTACATTAATTTATCAAATTGGTGGACTTTTAGGTTTTAGTTAA
- a CDS encoding FeoC-like transcriptional regulator, which yields MLKELLKEIDKSKVYSKKILANKLDTSENMVDEGLNHLMDMGYIENEIIGGSCNFKCTGCPIKTCSLNPINALVITDKGKKFLENT from the coding sequence GTGCTAAAAGAGCTTTTAAAAGAAATAGATAAATCTAAGGTTTATTCTAAAAAAATATTAGCTAATAAGCTAGATACTAGTGAAAATATGGTTGATGAAGGATTAAACCATTTAATGGATATGGGCTATATTGAAAATGAAATTATTGGAGGTAGTTGTAATTTCAAATGTACAGGGTGTCCTATTAAAACTTGTAGCCTTAACCCAATAAATGCATTGGTTATTACGGATAAAGGAAAAAAATTTTTAGAAAATACCTAA